TAAAACATAAAAAAGGGAAAAGTGGAGGtgaaaaatacaactattgattaaaacttttacaaaaaatcatCTATCAGAAATTTATGGTTAtcctagttttaaaatatcaagAGCAAAGCGTacaatatttccaaaaaaaaggTGAGAAGTTTTCCAAAAAGTAGAACTTTCAAAatggttatttaaaaattacacaTACGATCAAAAATTCCAAGGAAGACTCagaataaacaaataattttctaTCAGGagtttctaaatcacaatctcaaatctttaaaaaattgataactttccaaaaaatataaaatttaaaagttattttaaaaaaatacaaacagaTGATAGAAAATTCAAACGATATGCtatcaataatttatttgttatttaatttctaaaacacattccaaaatttaatatattttctcttTAAAAAGTGATGACTTtccaaaataagtttttttaaaacaatttatctaaaaaaatacaacctactgattaaaaattgttaaagaGACTCATCTAcgaacaaatattttgttacccGAGTTTCTAATTCAACATCAAATCTACATTATTTTCTCTCAGAAaagataatttttcaaaatagaaacttttaaaaggtttatttaaaaatacaaacttattgatcaaaaattctaaagaaTACCCATCTTttaacaaatattcttgttatccaaGTTTCTAAATCAAATCCCAAAtcttaattttttctcaaaaaatgtgattactttccaaaaatataaattttaaaagtttatttaaaaaactataacctattgataaaaaattaaaaacaatactcatctgtcaaaaatattcttttcatCCTTGTTTTGAAAGCACAATCACAAATTTAcattattttctctaaaatgataactttccgaaaatataaatttctaaaattttatttaaaaagtacaacttattgataaaaaattctaaaagtcatctatcaaaaaaaatcttcttgttaacctaatttctaaataaaaatctatattctaaaatatttccctaaaaaaagtaataacatttcaaaaatagaaatttttaaaagtttatttaaaaaaaaactacaacttatagatcaaaaaatctaaaaaaaatactcatctatcaacaaaaaattctatttatcctagattctaaatcacaatcacAAATCTACATTATTTTTTCTAAGAAAGTGACAactttcgaaaaaaaaaaaaagaaatttttaaaattttatttacaaaatacaacccctattgatcaaaaattctaaagaatactcatctttcgaaaaatattcttgttatcctactTTCTAAATCACAATATCAAATCTacaatttttctctaaaaattaTAGCTTTCctaaatagaaaattttaaaagtttatttacaaaatacaaCCTATCGATCAAAAGTTCTAAAAAATActcatataaaaaaacattcttgttaacctaattttaaatcaaaatctcaaatctacattatattttctaaaaggtgatacctttcaaaataaaaatttaaagaaatttaaaagtatattaaaaaatataacctattgatcaaaaattctaaaagaatactcatctattaacaattattctttttatcctaattctaaatcacaatcccaatctacattatattttctaaaaagtgATAACTttacaaaaatagaaaattttataagtttatttaaaaaatacaacttattgatcaaaaattatataagaataCTCGTCTATCAACAATATTCTGGTATCATAGTTTCTAAATCATAatctcaaatatatatttttctctaataatgataatttcttaaaatagaaaattttataagtttattaaaaacatacaacatgttgatcaaaaattctaaaagaatacccATCTatcaaaaatgatttttctatctTAATTTAGAAATCACAatccaaaatttattatatttctcaaaaaaggataactttccaaaaacatattttttcaaattttatttaaaaatataacctattgatcaaaaattctaaaataatactcatatatcaacaAATAATATTGTAATCTtagtttctaaatcacaatctcaaatttatattattttctctaaaactgataactttcctaaaatagaaattattaaagtttatttaaaaatacaacctattgataaaaaaatctaaaagaatactcatctatcaaaaaatattattgttatcctagtttctaaatcacaatcccaaatcctAAATATCTccctataaatatttattattgagaaattATACTcatatgaaaaatacaaaatttctaatgtgcggatttttcaatgcaaatttcaaaattaaattatattaaggtttcgatactttttcaatacaaatttagaaattaacatgtttatgtatttttgtatgttatacagtttaattttttcaatactatatgaatgtctattaaatgagtctcatattcatatgatttatgatcatttgtatctagttattacaaaaaaaaaatcattgttcACAAAAAtttagtgtgagacatttaaTGATTTTAGTAATAtagcattttaaaatttaaaatataacatataagaatttttttattatatggttaatgtgattatttagtatcttttaataatataagattaagcaaaaaaaaactaagatacaaaattgttatcaaatatttattattcataataattaattgtcatatatacgttaatcatattaggtaatttcgtagcttttatttaaggaaagtgcgaaaatattattttgtacattatttatcaatttgatagttagtttaaaaaatatataatataagttaagatgaatcaacttatttttctaagaattctgaatttcaattctcatggtgacacgtgactacaaaataacgttgtaatgtttctcaattaatatataagggattagaCAACTGACCAttgtaatatatgttttgttattatttGACCCTCATAAAAATCGGCCACTGGATGGAATGAAACCAATAGATTTAGTTAGCCCCACTTATACATGTAACCTAGAAGGAATAAACTATGTTAATTATCCAAAATCccattaaaaatattactaatGTGCTTAAGCTTTCATATTATAACCGCTTCATCTACCAAAACTCACATTACTGTAAACATATTACTACATTTTTAGTTAGGAAAAGCTATATCTTTTGTGAtcggccggcgcgtgagcgtgcGTGCCGTCGCCGGAGACCGTCATCCTTCAGTGAAAAGTCCCTGATTGTGTTTCACCTTCGTCTCTAACGGCTTCTGCCTTGCCTGAGCTCTGGTCAGCCACCCTAGGTGGTGGTTCTGTCACTGGTGTAAAGACGCGGAGGTCTGAAGGAGCGGAGTGGTGAAGATGCTTGTGTTTTCGttccgggaggtggaggcttaGTTAGCTCCGCCGCCGCCGGTTTTAGTCGCTGAGAGGCGGAAGTTACTATAATTTCGTCGTCGTCAGCTCAAGTTCCCAGGAGGTTAAGGCTCCGTTAGTCTTACGTCGCCGGATTCAGCGTCTCGAGGGTGGTTGTTTGTTCAAGTATGGGCTCTGGTCATGGAGCGGAAGAGGTTTCTTCGGGTAGTGAATTTTAGGGGTTTGTAGCTTCGCTGTCGGATGAGCTCTCCACAGTGGGATGATGCTCTCCGACAGGGCTTCAGTATGGTGAAGAAGAGATGTGGTTTCGGTGGAGGCTCGAAGGGATTAAGAGCTCCGGCGATTCGAGGATTTCAGCGGTTGGGTACAGTAGCTTGGGAAGGCGGAGACGGTCGGGTCGAGGCGGAGCGACGCGTGGCGCACTGACGGTCAGGATCTCCACACGTGGTGCGCTTCAGCCTCCTCGACGCACGCATTTCCAGAGTCGGTCGGTATCGGGCTTGGGCCGGTGTAGCCTTGTGGcctttcggtttggtttgttttgtttggttgCCCGTTTAGTTTTATGGGCCTGTGTATTTGGACTTCAGCCATTGGGCTTGGGCAAACTTGatggtgaaaaaaaaaaaagctatatcTTTTGTTGACTGATCTGATCACACGTAAAATAGACAGTACAGTATGTATGTTTGGATCTCTGACTCTCTCCCCTCAGCACAAATCAAGAGAAGTTTGGACTTGGACCCACGTAAAATAATGGGTATTGTATTATAATGGGCCCGAGTAATTAGATGGGCTGTTAAAAAGCCTTATAAAGGGTACAGTGACAACTAGGGTTTTAAACAATCCTTGTCCCCTTTTAATAGCTCTCTCTTCGTTTCTCCAACTCCTACCGGCGCAGCTGAAAACTTCATCTCGCGGAAGAGGCAACCATGGGTACGATCTCTTTTCTTCGCGATTTGCTCTTATCCGATCCATCTCTCTTCTTCGCTTCTGTCTATCGTATCGCATTTCGTGATGCTAGAATCTAATATGTAGCTTGATCTGTGTTAGGTATCTCTCGTGACTCCATCCACAAGAGGCGTGCCACTGGAGGCAAGCAGAAGCAATGGAGGAAGAAGCGAAAGTACGCTTTTCgtttcattttcatatatattcagATCTGTGTTGTAACGATGAAGTTAAGAACTGAACGTTTTAGCTTATGCGATGCTGTGATCTGTTAATCCGTTAATTAGCTGAACGGTTGAATTATTAAATCTTTTAGAACTTCGATATGCTAATCTCATTTAACTCTAGTGTTAATGGAACTAGTACTCGTGGTCATAGTATGATATATCTATTAATAGTggtttgtttgatttattatgcTCTGTATTGATTGTAACAATTGTGGTACGgttgatttgttttttgatTTGTGATACTTTGTGTGTTTTGGTTAGGTACGAGATGGGAAGGCAGCCAGCCAACACCAAGTTGTCCAGCAACAAGACGGTGAGAAGAATCAGAGTCCGTGGAGGTAACGTCAAGTGGCGTGCGTTGAGGCTCGACACCGGTAACTACTCGTGGGGAAGTGAAGCTGTTACCCGCAAGACCAGGGTTCTTGATGTTGTCTACAACGCTTCCAACAACGAGCTCGTCAGGACCAAGACTCTTGTCAAGAGTGCTATTGTTCAGGTTGATGCTGCTCCTTTCAAGCAGTGGTACTTGCAGCATTATGGAGTTGAGGTTGGTCGCAAGAAGAAGAATGCTTCTGCTGCTGCCGTCAAGAAGGACGGAGAGGTAATGATTCTTTTCTGTGAATTATATGGTTTTGAGTCTGTTGAGTAGGATGAAGCTTATGATTATACTCTTTATTGTTATAGGAAGGTGGAGAAGCTGCTCCAGCTGCTGCCGCTCCTGAGGAGACCAAGAAGAGTAACCACGTCTTGAGGAAGATCGAGAGCCGTCAAGAGGGACGCAGCCTTGATTCCCACATCGAGGACCAGTTTGCCAGCGGACGTCTCTTGGCGTGCATCTCATCAAGGCCTGGCCAGTGTGGACGTGCTGATGGGTAATTATCTCGTTCTCcttgatctatttttttttgttgtcattGTTTGAAATTATTAGTTTGTTGTCTAACTTGGAATGTTGTTGTGTTTGTTGTGCAGATACATTCTTGAAGGCAAAGAGCTAGAGTTCTACCAAAAGAAGATCCAGAAGAAGAAGGGAAAGGGTGCTGCTTAAGAGCTTCACTTCGAAACTtcgaaacttttttttgtattatcttCAAACAATGTTTTGAGTTTCAGTTTCTACTACTGTCTGAGAACTTATGTTTTTGGATTAGCTTTCAATGATATTTCATAAACTCCCCCATCAGTTAATTTTAGCTTACTATCTTTGTTTcggatttttttgtttagttttgaaatCTTTCATATGAATTTTGTTACATAGTTTTGAACTTATACCAAATCTCATCGTATTGGATAGTGCTTAAAACCAGTTTGTACTTGACTAGTCTATTTCTTACGAACTAGCACCTATAACAAATTAACAATTGCATGTACATTTTGTAACCACTAAGAGGAAGACAATTGGTGTCAAAAATCTTTTAATGATAGTTTACCAAATACACTAAGAGGAAGACAATTTTGTAACCCTAAGTTTACCAAATACCCTAAGCTTCTTGAAACCATGTTATGAATCATAGACCCATATTTTATGAAGAAGGTAGTTTGTTCGGTGGGGCATTGACTTGGCGAATATGGTTGTGCACTTGTGTTCACAAGAGCGTTGTTCTATAGGGGATGTCTTCCAAGCTATGCCTTGCACGCTAACCTGAGCTATCCACTCACTGACGTGATCTCCTTAGAGAGCAAAAACGTGGTTCAAGCATCCATTGATACAGATGTTTTTTGATAACCTGAAGAAACTAGAGCTTCTCAAAGAGTGAAActctgaaacaaaaaacaacacATCCCCAATCAACAATGATGGTCGGTACCGaatgtaaaaatttatttttcatagaCCACATGGTTtggtttgtttctttgtttcaggAAATACCGAACTCTCCTTATGGTTGTATTTTTGACACCCACTTTTATCTACTTAACTTGTGCAAGAGTAtcaatgtttcaaaaaaaaaaaaacttgtgcaAGTATCTATAAAAAACCATTTTAAAAAAGCTTTTTTATTTAGGCCAACACATAGCAGTTATCCTAAAGTTAAAGGTTACTAAAGATGTTGACCTAGTTGTCTTTAAAAGCTAATGTAATTTTCGTCTCAACTATATTTAACAAAGACAAGCTATATTAATTAGCATCTTATAATCTATTTtccaagatatttttttttttgggagcaATTTTCCAAGATATCTACAGACCTGATTTGGTTCTTCTGGGGTGTTTCAGGAGTTATCTCCTTTGGGAAACTTGGAAGGCCGATTAGCCGTTCCTTGTTAATGTTTTCCCAAAAAGGCTTTAGCAGACACAAATCTCAAAAGACCATAAGCAGTAACCATGTCACTATCTATTTTAATTGTAGATAATCAAACTGTCACACAATTGTCCAAAACAACAAATAATGATTTCGAACCTAAGTTggccaaaatatttttgatggtaATGTAAAAAGTTTTCACTATAATTGTTTAAATTGTACACGTGACcacaaaaattaaacaaaagaaagttaCATTAAACAGCATAGGTAGCACGCAATATGAATAAATTACATGTTACAATGTTTAAAAATCTTTGTGTAGTTATTCTCATCTAGTTATAATAAGGATATATGGagaatttttatgtttaccacttttttAGTACCATtattctttgatttgttttccGAATAAATTATACTATTGATACTCCATTAACTTTACTAATTTTCTTATAAGAAATTGTCATCTAACTAATTTACTTCACTAGTTATTGAGGAATTGTTTTGAACAGttattgatgcatttaaaaggGTCCGTTCTAGTATTCTAGTGGCAACTAGCTGAAATTGACACTAGAAACCTTTTGCAACAATTTATATTAGAAATGTAGAATCGTTTATGCAACAACTTCCATCTGctat
This genomic stretch from Brassica napus cultivar Da-Ae unplaced genomic scaffold, Da-Ae ScsIHWf_126;HRSCAF=225, whole genome shotgun sequence harbors:
- the LOC125596734 gene encoding 40S ribosomal protein S8-1-like: MGISRDSIHKRRATGGKQKQWRKKRKYEMGRQPANTKLSSNKTVRRIRVRGGNVKWRALRLDTGNYSWGSEAVTRKTRVLDVVYNASNNELVRTKTLVKSAIVQVDAAPFKQWYLQHYGVEVGRKKKNASAAAVKKDGEEGGEAAPAAAAPEETKKSNHVLRKIESRQEGRSLDSHIEDQFASGRLLACISSRPGQCGRADGYILEGKELEFYQKKIQKKKGKGAA